The nucleotide window GTAGTCTAATTTTCTTATCTCTTCTTTAACATAGTTCATAATATGACCATCTTCACACATAATTTCCCTGTATTTATGAATGTCTAATCAGAAGTTGTGTAGGGTCCATGTAGACTCTTTCGAATATAGTCTGGTCAAGGTAATTTGTGGCTGACGCCTAACATTGGACTACACAGTGCAAAGTGTTTGTGATAAGTCGTTTTATTGGTGGCTATGTTCTTATTACGATAAAATTACTAAAGTCCAATAGTTCTTTTTAAACAACAGTCATAAAATGGGAGTACAGCAAACAGACAAAAATATTCCAATAGAGATAATGTTTTTATCAAtgtcctaaagtaaacctaaattcACAAGAGTTACAGGTAATGTAGATAATCTTATCAGGGGCACCCTTTCTAATTTTTCCAGAAAGGCACATATTTCACTCAATTATTTCATATATTATTTAAGGAACATATTTCTGCTATCCAAGTGTCCACCCGGGACAGGGAAATACAACCTACAGATGTCAACATGagttctcctcctcatcatcataccTTAGCTCTGTGTTCTTCATGTTCTTCCATTTCCTCCAACTccctctcctcttcctcttctctgTGGTCATGATTTTCAGGTCTCCCATTATGGTGGTGCCTCTCTCTTCCCATCTCATCTTCTCCCTGACCATAATAGGTTCCCTCCCTGTCCATttcttcttcttctgggtggtgGATATGCCTCTTGTCTTCTCCATTGTAGCCATGCATATGGGTCTTGGTGTTGAAGTATTTCAGGCCTCTGTCTTCAGACTCAAACTGGTCTGTCTCTTCCTGACTGGGGTCCTCTGCCATCCTTCTTTGTGAACCTCTTTTTCTTTCTTCCCATCCCTCATGGTTTCTATGGTACCACCCATTGTTGGTCCCAAGGAAACCCCTCTCGTGCTCTCGTTCCTCTGAGCTGTCTTCATCACTCTCATCactaaagtgttttttgtcttttctcTTGGTGGCCACGTCACTTCGCACCTCTTTCCCATCTCTTTTCATCTGATCTTCTCCTTTTTTAACAGGTGCgtttctttttttctcttcttCTTCCAGCATCTCGTGCATCTTCTCCTCAGATGATGTGCCATGTTCCTTCTCCTTGACCTGCACTTTCTCTATTTTCTCAAACTCTTTGGACTCCTCATTCTCAGATCCCCTTTTGGACTCGGCATCTCTTTTAGGAGGAGGTACAGGAGCCTCATTGACTCTCTTTTTAAGCTCTTCTTCTTCGATACTGTCCCTTTCTGCATGTAGCTGCGACTTTTCTAAGGAGGAAAGGAAATACAACAAGTTTAGTTTTGCAGAGCTCATGTGAAAAAGATGCCGTTAAAAAGTACTACGCGTACATCCTATGTGCAAACTTGTGCCAACTAACTATGGTCTGTGGTAGGTATTCCATCATTGGACAGGACCTTGAAGGTTCTGTCGAAGTAACCTGAGAAAAGTTGATGTTATAAGGATGTTTTCATAAATAGAAATACCACCAATGATATTTTATACATAGACACTATAAGATGGTTGATGacccttgttcacactgtgcaatCTCATCTGCTATTTATTTTGCTCATAGCCGGCTGCTTTTTAGCTCTGCTCCATTGGGGAACATCTATCATCTGTTACTACAGCTTTGCTGCGTTGTCTAAAGGGAGCCTGAGAGTCTGATCTCCATTATTTGCTTCACTGTACACCATGTTTTACACTGCatctctgcttgttcagattggtgGCTGGGTATGGCCATGTCAATACCATTACAGCAATAACAGAATGACTCTAAACTACAAGCAACTAAACCACTGGTGAGAAAAaagttaaagggctattcccctcttaggctgggttcacacgacctattttcaggcgtaaacgaggcgtattatgcctcgatttacgcctgaaaatacggcttcaatatgtcggcaaacatctgcccattcatttgaatgggtttgccgacgtactgtgccgacgacctgtcatttacgcgtcgtcgtttgacaaccgtaaaaaacgccacgaaaatcgcgagttgctcaaaacacgtctgaaaatcaggggctgttttcccttgaaaacagctccgtattttcagacgtttttggtctgccataaatgtttgatagatgcgggttcccgtTTTGGGACCCAGACTTATCCCTAGAACAGGGGTCATCCGATCTCTGTCCCAACTGGTGAAGTGGCGATCGCATCCTGGAGCTCTCtttattcattcctatgggagttACAATTACAGCAGAGCCCTAGCATGGTAACAGTCAATACAGAAATAACAGGGGAAATGAGGAGAATATTGATTTGACGACAGTATATTCAGAGAGCATCTGTGCACAAGCATATAGTTGTGCTAGACCTAATAATGTCAGCATACGGCTCTATAGCCCGACAGGTCCACTAGAGAACCATAGGATCCCATATTGGGCCCAGACTGACACAATGACGACTACAAAGGTATCGAAGAAGATGACCCCATTTGGAACtaaccactagggtctatttcttatgggaactatatagcagtattattaaagtggctatgtggggaccaaaaattattagcagtgtactccctgcagtatgtggtacactcgctaatatacattctggtccccccatgtgctgattctgagattgatAAATTTTTATAACACTGCCGGGGACCAGAAGTCTAATTGCACAAtcacattctaattatataccagccatcattcctgtttataacccccatcatctctgtatataacccccatcatccctgaatatatcagccatcatccctgtatataacccccatcatccttgtatataccagcctggctagtatatacaggtaagatgggggttatatacagggatgatgggggttatataaagggatgatggctggtatgcacaggaatgatgggggttaatgcagggatgatggctggactacccatcatccctgtgtataacaaccatcattcctATATAAACCCCGtcaaccctgtatataccagccgggCTGGTaattacagggatgatgggggttataaacaaggatgatggaggttatatatggggatgatggctggtataaacagggataatggtggttatatacagtataaatagaAGGAACTGTAGCACTCAGGATTTTCAAAAgtgaaaaagtggttttattcaccaagcataaaaatttGTCTCtcgacactccggtaaagttactgtgggagtgacagcacagcgtgatctcgcgaggtcacgctgtgctgtgagtacagctgaacatgaatgaagaacagtgtatgacgctgattggtcagcatcatacacttctctttacaacgcccacttgctcaaaagtaaaaaaaacgcc belongs to Rhinoderma darwinii isolate aRhiDar2 chromosome 8, aRhiDar2.hap1, whole genome shotgun sequence and includes:
- the CCER2 gene encoding coiled-coil domain-containing glutamate-rich protein 2, coding for MGPVKCLLLAAVCMQVSTMPLTSQLSEEEEKVTRCIMEVLAESLSSSGPERVSSSCIRILKEDERLISMLRHQHLLRELEDLTHREKSQLHAERDSIEEEELKKRVNEAPVPPPKRDAESKRGSENEESKEFEKIEKVQVKEKEHGTSSEEKMHEMLEEEEKKRNAPVKKGEDQMKRDGKEVRSDVATKRKDKKHFSDESDEDSSEEREHERGFLGTNNGWYHRNHEGWEERKRGSQRRMAEDPSQEETDQFESEDRGLKYFNTKTHMHGYNGEDKRHIHHPEEEEMDREGTYYGQGEDEMGRERHHHNGRPENHDHREEEEERELEEMEEHEEHRAKERDIQEVEEELRKAAERLQELHRG